The following nucleotide sequence is from Candidatus Zixiibacteriota bacterium.
TTGGACCAACTCCGCCCGACACCGAATGATACCGTGGGAAGGTAGCGCCCTTTCGTGGAACGAAGATCATACTTGGCGGCCTGCAGATTTTTTCCCCCGGCTAGCAGACCGGGATAATGGGCTAACCCGAATTTCAGCGCTTCCTCCTCAGTGCCCGAATAATCTTTGCGCTCATATTCCTGAGAGAAATCCACATCGGAGTTGACATCGGCTCCAATTAGATAGGCCAGGTCGGCCCGCGATGTTCTGATACCGTTATCAGTATCCAGAAGAAACAACTTGTCTTTCCCATATTGCACCTGAGCTTTGAGAACATCCGATTTGGAAGCGGAGCCGATTTCATACTTTGAGGTGGCCAGTTTGAGTTGTTCCTCGCTTCGCTTGACTGCCTCCTCACCGGCCTGCTTGAGTTTGAGAGCGGCCAGATACGCGAAATAGGTTGTCTTCACCGAAAGAACCAACGACTGCTCGGTCTGCTCGGCCGTATATTCATAGTAGCTCTTGTCCGTTTTGGCTCCCAGGTAATTGAAGATGTTCTGCCCGCCGTTAAATATGGTCAGGTTGGCCGACGCGCCCAGATTATAGCTCTTGGTAAGACCGCTACTCTGGAAAATCTGATCCTGAATGACCCTTTGACCCGGCTCAGAATTAATCTGGTTTACCGACCCGCTGGCCGATATACCGGGAAGAAATGCCCCAAAGGCCTGCCAGACCAGACCATCCGCGACCCTGACCTGCCCCCTGGCCCTGACCAGGTCAGCGCTATTCTTAATCGCCAACTGGATGCAGTCTTCCAAAGTAAGCACTTTGGCCGACAAGCTGCCCGCCGCCAGAAATAAGGTCAGAAAGGCTATGACTATTTTAAACCGATAGGAAGCCATTCAGCATTCTCCTCACTTAATAAATTATTGTTCCTCCGGTGAACAAGTTGCCCAATGAAACTAATACTATAAAAATCAACCATACA
It contains:
- a CDS encoding TolC family protein translates to MASYRFKIVIAFLTLFLAAGSLSAKVLTLEDCIQLAIKNSADLVRARGQVRVADGLVWQAFGAFLPGISASGSVNQINSEPGQRVIQDQIFQSSGLTKSYNLGASANLTIFNGGQNIFNYLGAKTDKSYYEYTAEQTEQSLVLSVKTTYFAYLAALKLKQAGEEAVKRSEEQLKLATSKYEIGSASKSDVLKAQVQYGKDKLFLLDTDNGIRTSRADLAYLIGADVNSDVDFSQEYERKDYSGTEEEALKFGLAHYPGLLAGGKNLQAAKYDLRSTKGRYLPTVSFGVGRSWSNEFWSNVSKFRRQDARWSFGTSIDIPIFDNFSRKAALSRSKVNLNNARADYSYLLNNLALQIKKAYLEINKAEEALKVAEENEAAAKEDMSLVREKYSLGAATMLEVLDAEVSLITAQNSKIQSEFDFNMAVAKLENAMGMRE